In Bacillus cereus ATCC 14579, a single window of DNA contains:
- a CDS encoding redoxin domain-containing protein produces MWRKLTIIVVLLCLAGYAAYEQFGNKEQAVKVKQEKSEAAMKEIIARNGIEIGKSAPDFELTKLDGTNVKLSDLKGKKVILNFWATWCGPCQQEMPDMEAFYKEHKENVEILAVNYTPSEKGGGEEKVSNFIKEKGITFPVLLDKNIDVTTAYKVITIPTSYFIDTKGVIQDKFIGPMTQKEMEKRVAKLK; encoded by the coding sequence ATGTGGCGGAAGCTTACGATTATTGTAGTGTTACTTTGTTTAGCGGGATATGCAGCTTATGAACAGTTTGGTAATAAAGAGCAGGCGGTAAAAGTGAAGCAAGAAAAAAGTGAAGCTGCGATGAAAGAGATTATCGCAAGGAATGGTATTGAAATAGGGAAGAGTGCGCCAGACTTCGAATTAACGAAGTTAGATGGAACGAATGTAAAGCTATCAGATTTAAAAGGAAAGAAAGTGATTTTAAACTTTTGGGCAACGTGGTGTGGACCTTGCCAACAAGAAATGCCTGATATGGAGGCTTTCTATAAAGAACATAAAGAGAACGTAGAAATTTTAGCGGTCAATTATACGCCTTCAGAAAAAGGTGGGGGGGAAGAGAAGGTAAGCAATTTTATTAAAGAAAAAGGAATTACTTTTCCTGTTTTATTGGACAAGAACATTGATGTGACAACAGCGTATAAAGTAATTACGATTCCAACTTCGTATTTTATAGATACAAAAGGTGTCATTCAAGATAAGTTTATTGGGCCGATGACACAAAAAGAGATGGAGAAAAGAGTTGCTAAATTAAAATAA
- the sspN gene encoding acid-soluble spore protein SspN produces the protein MGNPKKNSKDFAPNHIGTQSKKAGGNKGKQMQDQTGKQPIVDNG, from the coding sequence ATGGGTAATCCGAAAAAAAATTCAAAAGACTTTGCACCGAATCATATTGGAACACAATCAAAAAAAGCTGGTGGAAATAAAGGAAAGCAAATGCAAGATCAAACAGGTAAACAACCGATTGTTGATAATGGTTAA
- a CDS encoding glycosyl hydrolase family 18 protein, with protein sequence MIQIVTVRSGDSVYSLASKYGSTPDEIVKDNGLNPAETLVVGQALIVNTKGNNYYVQPGDSLYRISQTYNVPLASLAKVNNLSLKSILHVGQQLYVPKGTKRTVESIAYLQPSTIPIKESLVNATRAINPFLTYLAYFSFEAKRDGTLKEPTETAKIANIATQGKTIPMLVITNIENGNFSADLTSVILRDATIQNKFITNILQTAQKYGMRDIHFDFESVAPEDREAYNRFLRNVKTRLPSGYTLSTTLVPKTSSNQKGKFFEAHDYKAQGQIVDFVVIMTYDWGWQGGPPMAISPIGPVKEVLQYAKSQMPPQKIMMGQNLYGFDWKLPFKQGNPPAKAISSVAAVTLARKYNVPIRYDFTAQAPHFNYFDENGVQHEVWFEDSRSVQSKFNLMKEQGIGGISYWKIGLPFPQNWRLLVENFTITKKG encoded by the coding sequence ATGATTCAAATTGTAACGGTTCGTAGTGGTGATAGCGTATATAGCTTGGCATCAAAATATGGATCAACACCTGACGAAATAGTAAAAGACAATGGATTAAATCCAGCTGAAACGCTCGTTGTTGGTCAGGCACTTATCGTTAATACGAAAGGGAATAATTATTATGTACAGCCTGGTGACAGCCTATATCGAATCTCTCAAACATATAATGTCCCCCTCGCTAGTTTAGCTAAAGTTAATAATTTATCTTTAAAATCTATTCTCCATGTCGGACAACAATTATACGTACCAAAAGGTACAAAACGAACTGTAGAATCCATCGCTTATTTACAGCCTTCCACTATACCGATTAAAGAGAGTTTAGTTAATGCTACACGTGCCATCAATCCATTTTTAACATACTTAGCTTATTTTAGTTTTGAGGCAAAAAGAGATGGCACATTAAAAGAACCTACTGAAACAGCTAAAATCGCTAATATTGCAACGCAGGGTAAAACAATCCCTATGCTCGTTATTACAAATATTGAAAATGGTAATTTCAGTGCCGATCTAACATCGGTTATTTTACGCGACGCAACGATTCAAAACAAATTTATTACTAACATTTTGCAAACAGCTCAAAAATATGGCATGCGAGACATTCATTTCGATTTCGAGAGTGTAGCACCTGAAGACCGCGAGGCGTATAATCGCTTTTTACGAAATGTAAAAACACGCTTACCTAGCGGGTACACATTGAGCACAACTCTCGTACCGAAAACAAGTTCAAATCAAAAGGGAAAATTTTTCGAAGCTCACGATTATAAAGCGCAAGGGCAAATTGTTGATTTCGTCGTCATTATGACATATGACTGGGGATGGCAGGGCGGGCCACCGATGGCGATTTCTCCTATCGGTCCGGTGAAAGAAGTACTTCAATATGCAAAATCTCAAATGCCTCCCCAAAAAATTATGATGGGGCAAAATTTATACGGGTTTGATTGGAAGCTTCCATTTAAACAAGGAAATCCACCCGCAAAAGCAATTAGCTCTGTCGCAGCTGTTACACTAGCTCGTAAATATAATGTCCCTATTCGTTATGATTTCACAGCCCAAGCTCCTCATTTTAATTATTTTGATGAAAACGGCGTGCAACACGAAGTTTGGTTTGAAGATTCACGGTCTGTTCAAAGTAAATTCAATTTAATGAAAGAACAAGGTATAGGTGGTATTAGTTACTGGAAAATCGGTTTACCATTCCCACAAAATTGGCGTTTACTTGTTGAAAACTTTACGATTACGAAAAAGGGCTGA
- a CDS encoding YmzC family protein, whose product MIILGEHPITKELRYIRICLVILVIVLLFFNSEKVVEISTNHDSIENVPTSNMTQIAENTFAIQEYNPLLSSEHTIKIFKYNPDTNQLTLVKEVNSSDPNSYTYQLNENE is encoded by the coding sequence ATGATTATTTTGGGAGAACACCCTATCACCAAAGAGCTACGCTATATACGAATATGCTTAGTTATTTTAGTAATCGTTCTTTTATTTTTCAACAGTGAAAAAGTCGTTGAAATTTCTACAAATCATGATTCCATAGAAAATGTTCCCACCAGTAATATGACACAAATTGCGGAAAATACATTCGCTATTCAAGAATATAATCCATTACTAAGTAGCGAACATACAATTAAGATTTTCAAATATAATCCAGATACAAATCAACTTACTCTCGTCAAAGAAGTTAATTCTAGTGATCCGAATTCTTATACTTATCAACTTAATGAGAACGAATAA
- a CDS encoding FbpB family small basic protein — protein sequence MRRSRRKSFEELVNENKQQLLSDREAIDRIEERIEKRYEMKLFKQAE from the coding sequence ATGAGAAGAAGTCGCCGTAAATCGTTTGAAGAACTTGTAAATGAAAATAAACAACAATTATTAAGCGATCGTGAGGCAATTGATCGCATTGAAGAGCGCATTGAAAAACGTTATGAAATGAAACTTTTTAAGCAAGCTGAATAA
- the tlp gene encoding small acid-soluble spore protein Tlp → MPNPDNRSDNAEKLQEMVQNTVDNFNEAKETAELSNEKDRAAIEAKNQRRLESIDSLKSEIKDES, encoded by the coding sequence ATGCCAAATCCAGATAATCGAAGTGACAACGCTGAAAAGTTACAAGAAATGGTGCAAAATACAGTTGATAACTTTAATGAAGCAAAAGAAACAGCGGAACTTTCTAATGAAAAAGATCGTGCTGCTATTGAAGCAAAAAATCAAAGACGTTTAGAAAGTATTGACTCATTAAAAAGTGAAATCAAAGATGAATCTTAA
- a CDS encoding small acid-soluble spore protein P, which yields MGKNNREAKEKKGQPEPLSGSHKVKNRNHSRQKHHAHHDM from the coding sequence ATGGGAAAAAACAATCGTGAAGCGAAAGAAAAAAAAGGACAACCTGAACCATTAAGCGGATCTCATAAAGTAAAAAACCGTAACCATTCACGCCAAAAACATCATGCGCATCATGATATGTAA
- a CDS encoding 3'-5' exonuclease: protein MGNVSLPLDYVVIDFETTGFNPYNDKIIQVAAVKYRNHELVDQFVSYVNPERPIPDRITSLTGITNYRVSDAPTIEEVLPLFLAFLHTNVIVAHNASFDMRFLKSNVNMLGLPEPKNKVIDTVFLAKKYMKHATNHKLETLKRMLGIRLSSHNAFDDCITCAAVYQKCAAIEEEGKRKVNKAMLDETAVYEAVKEILACNKRNVEWLRCMNVGSYLDIKAFYPVMRVKVKGRKKYVLTEILEEDVKEICTSLKCEPALKSEVGNTRIMLNSLEDVMRLESYILEQYDFVLQALHDYKENEMNADEKLKEYLNIMV, encoded by the coding sequence GTGGGGAATGTATCCTTACCGTTAGATTATGTTGTAATTGATTTTGAAACAACAGGATTTAACCCTTATAATGATAAAATTATTCAAGTTGCAGCAGTGAAATATCGTAATCATGAATTAGTAGATCAATTTGTTTCATACGTGAATCCAGAGCGGCCAATTCCGGACCGAATAACGAGTTTAACAGGTATTACTAATTATCGCGTTTCAGATGCTCCGACGATTGAAGAAGTGTTACCTTTATTTTTAGCATTTTTACATACAAATGTTATTGTGGCCCATAATGCTTCTTTTGATATGCGCTTTTTGAAAAGTAATGTAAATATGCTTGGGTTGCCTGAACCTAAAAATAAAGTAATTGATACTGTATTTTTAGCGAAGAAATACATGAAGCATGCGACTAATCATAAACTTGAAACGTTAAAACGAATGCTTGGAATTCGTTTAAGCTCTCATAATGCATTTGACGATTGCATTACGTGTGCTGCTGTTTATCAAAAGTGTGCAGCTATTGAAGAAGAAGGGAAACGAAAAGTAAATAAGGCTATGCTTGATGAAACTGCGGTATATGAAGCGGTGAAAGAAATACTTGCATGTAATAAACGGAATGTAGAATGGCTACGTTGTATGAACGTAGGAAGTTATTTAGATATAAAAGCTTTTTATCCAGTTATGAGAGTAAAGGTAAAAGGGCGAAAGAAATATGTATTAACAGAGATATTAGAAGAAGATGTGAAAGAAATATGTACAAGCTTAAAATGTGAACCAGCGTTAAAAAGTGAAGTTGGTAATACGAGAATTATGCTTAATAGCTTAGAGGATGTTATGAGATTAGAAAGTTATATTTTAGAACAGTATGATTTTGTATTACAGGCGCTTCATGATTATAAAGAAAATGAAATGAATGCAGATGAAAAGTTGAAAGAGTATTTAAATATTATGGTATGA
- the pdaB gene encoding polysaccharide deacetylase family sporulation protein PdaB produces the protein MLKQKIFLLVFSLLCAVHIFQVEKVEAKMLLRKELEPTGYVTWEVPNNEKIIAITFDDGPDPTYTPQVLDLLRQYKAEATFFMIGFRVQRNPYLVKQVLKEGHEIGNHTMNHLYASNSSDEKLENDILDGKKFFEKWVKEPLLFRPPGGYINDAVFKTAKEAGYQTVLWSWHQDPRDWANPGVESIVNHVVKNAKSGDIVLLHDGGNDRSQTVAALAKILPELKKQGYRFVTVSELLRYKH, from the coding sequence ATGCTAAAACAGAAAATTTTTCTATTAGTTTTTTCTTTGCTATGTGCAGTACATATATTTCAAGTGGAAAAAGTGGAAGCGAAAATGTTGCTTAGAAAAGAGTTAGAACCAACTGGTTATGTAACATGGGAAGTACCTAATAATGAAAAAATTATTGCAATTACATTTGATGATGGACCAGATCCAACGTATACACCACAAGTTTTAGATTTATTACGTCAATATAAGGCTGAAGCGACATTTTTTATGATTGGATTTCGAGTTCAGCGCAATCCATATTTAGTGAAACAAGTGTTAAAAGAGGGACATGAAATTGGAAATCATACGATGAATCATTTGTATGCGAGTAATTCATCAGATGAAAAATTAGAAAATGATATTTTAGATGGAAAGAAATTTTTTGAAAAATGGGTGAAAGAACCTTTGTTATTCCGTCCTCCTGGCGGATATATTAACGACGCTGTATTTAAAACAGCGAAAGAAGCTGGTTATCAAACTGTTCTATGGTCGTGGCATCAAGATCCACGTGATTGGGCAAATCCAGGGGTTGAATCCATTGTAAATCATGTAGTGAAAAATGCTAAAAGTGGCGATATTGTATTGTTACATGATGGAGGAAATGATCGTAGTCAAACGGTAGCGGCACTAGCAAAAATTTTACCTGAGCTGAAAAAGCAGGGCTATCGATTTGTAACGGTTTCGGAATTACTACGTTATAAACATTAG
- the sspO gene encoding small acid-soluble spore protein O — translation MGKRKANHTISGMNAASAQGQGTGYNEEFANEPFTPAERQNNKKRKKNQ, via the coding sequence ATGGGTAAAAGAAAAGCAAATCATACTATTTCAGGAATGAATGCTGCATCTGCACAAGGACAAGGAACTGGTTACAATGAAGAATTTGCAAACGAGCCTTTTACTCCAGCAGAGCGACAAAATAATAAGAAACGTAAAAAGAACCAGTAA
- the acnA gene encoding aconitate hydratase AcnA, translating into MVKHNPFQSRATFEVDGKTYHYYDLKALENAGVGNVSQLPYSVKVLLESVLRQVDGRVITEEHVTNLAKWGTKDVQDIDVPFKPSRVILQDFTGVPAVVDLASLRKAMADMGGDPDKINPEITVDLVIDHSVQVDRAGTADALAFNMDLEFKRNEERYKFLSWAQKSFDNYRAVPPATGIVHQVNLEYLAPVVHAVKNAEGDLVAYPDSLVGTDSHTTMINGIGVLGWGVGGIEAEAGMLGQPSYFPVPEVIGVKLTGTLPSGTTATDVALKVTQVLRQKGVVGKFVEFFGNGLKSMPLADRATISNMAPEYGATCGFFPIDDISLEYLRLTGRDEEQIRVVEEYCKANGLFYTADSKDPIYTDLVEIDLNTIESNLSGPKRPQDLIPLSDMKDAFHKAVVAPVGTQGLGFNEQEFDKEVKVTLEDKEVTMKTGAIAIAAITSCTNTSNPYVLIGAGLVAKKAIEKGLVVPEYVKTSLAPGSKVVTEYLDKSGLTTYLDQLGFQTVGYGCTTCIGNSGPLAPELEEAIAANDLLVTSVLSGNRNFEGRIHPLVKANYLASPPLVVAYALAGTVDIDLKNDEIGKDANGNAVYFNDIWPSAKEIEDVVQSVVTSELFKKEYAQVFNSNERWNEIQTSNEALYTWDNDSTYIQNPPFFEGVSKEPGEVETLSSLRVVGKFGDSVTTDHISPAGSIGKHTPAGRYLLENGVQPVDFNSYGSRRGNHEVMMRGTFANIRIKNQIAPGTEGGYTTYWPTGEVTSIYDAAMKYKEDGTGLLVVAGKDYGMGSSRDWAAKGTNLLGIKAVIAESFERIHRSNLVLMGVLPLQFKDGESAETLGLVGNESFEIQIDKSVRPRDLVKVVATDLDGNEKQFEVVARFDSEVEIDYYRHGGILQMVLREKIEESKVSN; encoded by the coding sequence ATGGTCAAACATAATCCATTTCAATCACGTGCAACTTTTGAAGTAGATGGAAAAACGTATCATTATTATGATTTGAAAGCGCTTGAAAATGCAGGGGTTGGCAACGTATCTCAATTACCATATTCCGTGAAAGTTTTACTTGAATCAGTACTTCGTCAAGTAGACGGACGTGTAATCACAGAAGAGCATGTTACAAATTTAGCGAAATGGGGAACGAAAGATGTTCAAGATATCGATGTTCCATTTAAACCATCTCGTGTAATTTTACAAGATTTCACTGGTGTTCCAGCTGTTGTTGATTTGGCTTCGCTTCGTAAAGCAATGGCAGACATGGGCGGAGATCCTGACAAAATTAATCCTGAAATTACTGTAGACCTTGTAATTGACCACTCTGTACAGGTTGATAGAGCGGGTACGGCAGACGCGCTTGCATTCAACATGGACTTAGAGTTTAAACGTAATGAAGAACGTTATAAATTTTTAAGCTGGGCACAAAAATCATTTGATAACTACCGTGCGGTTCCACCAGCTACAGGTATTGTACACCAAGTAAACCTTGAATATTTAGCACCAGTTGTTCATGCTGTGAAAAATGCTGAAGGTGACTTAGTTGCATACCCAGATTCATTAGTTGGAACAGACTCACATACAACAATGATTAACGGTATCGGCGTTCTTGGATGGGGCGTTGGTGGTATTGAAGCAGAAGCAGGAATGCTTGGACAGCCTTCATACTTCCCAGTACCTGAAGTAATCGGTGTGAAATTAACTGGTACACTTCCAAGTGGTACTACAGCGACAGACGTTGCATTAAAAGTAACACAAGTATTACGTCAAAAAGGTGTAGTTGGTAAATTTGTTGAGTTCTTCGGTAATGGACTAAAGAGCATGCCTTTAGCTGACCGTGCAACAATTTCAAATATGGCACCAGAATACGGCGCAACTTGTGGATTCTTCCCAATCGATGATATTTCATTAGAATACTTACGTTTAACAGGTAGAGATGAAGAACAAATTCGCGTTGTTGAAGAATACTGTAAAGCGAACGGTTTATTCTATACAGCAGACAGTAAAGATCCAATCTATACTGATCTTGTTGAAATTGATTTAAATACAATTGAATCTAACCTTTCTGGACCGAAACGCCCACAAGATTTAATTCCACTTTCAGATATGAAAGATGCGTTCCACAAAGCTGTTGTAGCACCAGTTGGAACACAAGGACTTGGATTTAATGAGCAAGAGTTCGATAAAGAAGTGAAGGTTACATTAGAAGATAAAGAAGTAACGATGAAAACAGGTGCAATTGCAATCGCAGCAATTACAAGCTGTACAAATACATCAAACCCATACGTATTAATTGGAGCAGGTCTAGTTGCGAAGAAAGCAATTGAAAAAGGACTTGTAGTACCTGAGTATGTAAAAACATCATTAGCACCAGGATCTAAAGTTGTTACTGAGTACTTAGATAAATCAGGTTTAACAACATATTTAGACCAATTAGGTTTCCAAACAGTTGGTTACGGCTGTACGACTTGTATTGGTAACTCTGGTCCATTAGCGCCAGAATTAGAAGAAGCAATCGCAGCAAACGACTTATTAGTAACATCTGTTTTATCTGGTAACCGTAACTTTGAAGGTCGTATTCATCCACTTGTAAAAGCGAACTACTTAGCATCACCACCACTTGTTGTGGCATATGCACTTGCAGGTACTGTTGATATTGACCTGAAAAATGATGAAATCGGTAAAGATGCAAATGGTAATGCTGTTTACTTCAACGATATTTGGCCATCAGCTAAAGAAATTGAAGATGTAGTTCAAAGCGTTGTTACATCTGAGCTGTTCAAGAAAGAATATGCACAAGTATTTAATAGCAATGAGCGTTGGAATGAAATCCAAACTTCAAACGAAGCTTTATATACTTGGGATAATGATTCAACATACATTCAAAACCCACCATTCTTTGAAGGAGTATCTAAAGAACCAGGTGAAGTTGAAACGTTATCAAGCTTACGCGTAGTTGGGAAATTTGGTGACTCTGTAACGACAGACCACATTTCACCAGCAGGTTCAATCGGTAAGCACACACCAGCTGGACGCTACTTATTAGAAAACGGCGTACAACCAGTTGACTTTAACTCTTACGGTTCTCGTCGTGGTAACCATGAAGTTATGATGCGTGGTACATTCGCGAACATCCGTATTAAAAACCAAATTGCACCAGGAACAGAAGGCGGATATACAACATACTGGCCGACTGGTGAAGTAACATCAATCTATGATGCTGCTATGAAATATAAAGAAGATGGCACAGGTCTTCTAGTTGTTGCTGGTAAAGATTATGGTATGGGAAGTTCTCGTGACTGGGCTGCGAAAGGTACTAACTTATTAGGTATTAAAGCAGTAATCGCAGAAAGCTTCGAACGTATTCACCGCAGTAACTTAGTGTTAATGGGTGTATTACCACTTCAATTTAAAGATGGCGAAAGTGCTGAAACGTTAGGTCTTGTTGGTAACGAGTCATTTGAAATTCAAATCGACAAATCAGTTAGACCACGTGATCTTGTAAAAGTAGTTGCAACTGATTTAGATGGCAACGAAAAACAATTTGAAGTAGTAGCTCGTTTCGATAGTGAAGTTGAAATTGATTACTACCGTCACGGTGGTATTCTGCAAATGGTTCTTCGTGAGAAAATTGAAGAGTCAAAAGTGTCAAACTAA